TATGGGTGCTACACATACCGTCGAAGCTAAACAAAGTAATACAAAAGACGATGATCAAAATATCGATGCAGAACTTTCTGAAATTGAAGCTGATGATAAAAGTTCCATGGAAGAAATTTTAGCCAATCAGGAAGAAACTCACAAAAATCTTGACGCGACCCAACTCTATTTGGGAGAAATTGGTTTCTCGCCACTACTATCAGCCGAAGAAGAAGTTTATTTTGCCCGCCGCGCCCTTAAAGGACATGAAGCCTCCCGTAAACGGATGATTGTCAGCAATTTACGCTTAGTGGTTAAAATCGCACGCCGATACAACAACCGCGGATTAGCATTGTTAGACTTAATTGAAGAAGGCAACCTAGGCCTGATAAGAGCAGTTGAAAAATTCGATCCTGAACGGGGTTTCAGATTTTCAACCTATGCGACTTGGTGGATTAGACAGACCATCGAACGCGCCATTATGAATCAAACTCGCACAATTCGTCTTCCTATCCATGTGGTAAAAGAGCTGAATGTGTATCTCAGAACTTCCCGAGAATTAGCTCAAAAGCTTGATCACGAGCCCACAGCAGAAGAAATTGCTGAGTGTTTAGATAAGCCCGTAGAAGATGTCACTAAAATGTTGCGTTTAAACGAGCGCATTACATCTGTGGATACGCCGATTGGCAGTGACAATGACAAAGCCTTGTTAGATATTATTGCCGATGAAAAAGGCTATGGCCCCGAAGAGGATCTGCAAGATAAAGACATTAAGTGCAGTATTGTGCGCTGGTTAGAAGAACTCAACCCTAAACAACGTGAAGTGCTTGCCAGACGGTTTGGTTTAATGGGCTATGAACCATCGACCCTTGAAGATGTTGGTGCTGAAATTGGACTGACCCGTGAAAGAGTAAGGCAAATTCAAGTTGAAGCCTTACGTCGCTTGCGAGATATGTTGGGACATCAAGGTTTAAACCTTGAAGCTCTATTTAATAAGATCGATTAAGTAGCAGCAGCTAAGCCTCAGGTAAATGATTTCCGCACACTAGGAATATTTAGATGAGGCTTTTTATTTTGTACTGCAAACCGAATTTTCGGTGCTTATAGTACTGCTAAGGCCGCGTCGTAATCAGGTTCGTCAGCCGTTTCTGCAACTTGCTCGGTGTAAGCTACTTTACCATCGGCATCAATCACTACTACTGAGCGAGATAATAAGCCCGTTAGTGGTCCGGTTTTAAAGCTGACTCCGTAATCATCTCCAAAACTTGAACGGAAACTTGAACCGGTGATTACATTTTCAATTCCTTCTGCACCGCAAAAACGCGCAGCCGCGAAAGGTAAGTCTGCAGATACACAGATCACTTTGGTGTTATCTAATTTGCTCGCTTTATCATTAAACTTTCTCACCGATGTCGCACAAGTGCCTGTATCGACTGAAGGAAAAATATTAAGAATGACCCGACTGCCTGCAAAATCATGTAAAGACGCTGTGGACAAATCCACTTTGACCAAATCAAATTCTGGGGCTTTTGAACCTACGTCAGGTAAAGCGCCGACTGTCTCAAAAGGATTTCCTTGTAAGGTAACTTTTGCCATCTGATACTCCATTGTAATAATCAACTGAATTGAGCATACATTATAGACATATATATTGTTAAAGGATCAGCGTTAATGGAACAGTGGTTAAACTATTAAGGTCTAAGTTACAAATAATTAGCAGTTTAAATCCTAGCCAAACTGAAATTTTTTAATCTATATCATCCCATGCACCTTGGTTTTTAGCGGCGCTAATAATAGGGTCTCTAATGATGCTAGTGCGGTGCTGCTTTGCGCGATAGTGCAAAGCACTTTGAGTGCCACTATTACATTAGTGGCCACCTATGCCTTAGGTATTTCAGGTTTACTCGACCAGACCTCGAATCTGTGTCTTACGGTAGCACGTAGCATCTTATTCTTTGCCATTTATGGTTTTAGCTACACATTTATTCTACTTATAAAGACTAACAGCCTTGTCTAGTCTCTGTTCCTAAAGCTAAGCCTTATGCTAGTCTAGTATTTTTGAGGATGGGCTGACATTGATTGACTAGCATAGACTCATTAATAAGGTGTCTAAAAGGAAATTATTTATGCCCTATCCCTTCGTTAGTCTATGCGGCTCATTACTAATTTTATTCAGTTTTTGCTGTTTTTCAGCAACGCCTGTTGAATTTGCCAAACAGTATACTTACCCATCTAAAATCATGGCCGAAGAGCGGGAATATAGTGTTTATCTACCCCCTTCTTATACGCAACACTCAACACAGTCTTACCCTGTTATCTATGTATTGGATGGTGATCAATCGAAACTATTAAGTATCAGTGGTGTTGTTCAAGCCTTAAGTACCGAAGAGTTGGAAAATCAAATCCCGCAATTTATAATTGTTGCCATCCCCAATACAAATCGCTCCAGAGACCTAACACCCACCCAAACTGACTTAATTTATAAAGGCAAAGAGTTAGCAAAAATCCCAGGTAGCGGTGGGGCAGACAAATTTCTAAATTTTATTCAAAACGAATTGATGCCACAAATTGAAAAAAGTTATCGTACGAACCAAACTAAGGTGTTGGTTGGGATGTCATTTGGCGGCTTGTTTACCGGTCACGCATTGTTAACCAGGCCCGAGATGTTTAGTCACTATTTGATTGCTGATGCCACCTATGTATGGGATGACAATTACCTCAATCGAATCGCCCTTGGGCAGATCGAAAGACTTAAACAAAAGCGTCTAAGTGTGTATCTAGCCTTAGCCAATAACGACCATATTGGTGAGCATGGGGTAGCTAATCGTGCATGGGGAAATGGGTTTATCGCCAGACTAAATGCTATTCGATCTGACAATTTCCACGTTTATTCCGATTATTTTCCGAAACAAAGACATGGAACAGTCCAAATGCTGGCCTGGTATCACGGATTAGTGGCATTATTTAGCGCACCTTCCGCTACTGCATCAATGAAAAACGACAGATAATCCAACCTTGGTCACAAGCCTAAACCAAGGTTGGATCTAGTTTATGCACGACTAGTAAATTTTTGTTCAACAGTGTTTATTTTAATTTTTTCGCCACTAGCGATGTATTCAGGTACCTGTACGACTAAACCAGTAGACAAGGTTGCTGGTTTAGTTCTTGCGCTGGCAGACGCGCCTTTAATTGAAGGATCAGTTTCGGTAATAACCAAATCTACCGATGCTGGAAGCTCAATGCCAACGGGTTTACCATCTACAATTAAGATTTGCAGGCCACTGGTTTCTTCAGTAATAAACAACAATTCGTCTTCAATAGTCTGTTTATCAAGGCTATAAGGGGTGTAGTCTTCGTTATCCATAAAGACATACTCAGTGCCATCCACATAGGAAAACATCACTTTGCGACGATAAAACTCAGCTGTATTAACCATATCATCAGCTTTAAAGCTCTCATCGGCTTTGGTGCCTGTTGCCACTTCATACAAACGCATCCGATACAAACTTGCGCCGGCTCTTCCACTTGGCGTCAGCTTACTAATATCTTTGACCAAATACACTTTACCATTGTGTTCGATTGCGGCATTTTTCTTGATTTCACTTGCTTTTGGCATTGCTATTCTCTTAACTAAATTTGTTGCTTTAAAATATCACGAAGCAAGCAATTCAAAAAGCCTAAAACGGAACAAATATGCTGGTCAATCCAACACCACAGAGCCATCCTCGAATAAGGTCATGCTAGCGCTGGCTAATTGATACTCCTGCATATAGCGACGAATTGAGCCATAGGTGGCGGTGTAGACTTTGCCATTATGATCCTTGGTGGTTAGCTCGTCGCTGAATATCGAGCCCAACGCTAGCTTTAATCTGCTGACATGTAGTCGTTGCGGCGAAAAATATGCCTGAGCGTTGAGTTTCAGCCGCTCTATATCCGTTGTCTGGTAAATGGCTGCATTGACAATATCCAAAGTATATTCGGTACAATTTTGGAATTGCGAGTTATTCGGATTTGATATCACTGAATAGCGCTGATTATGCAATGTTTGATCTTTTGAATTGGCAATCAAGTCAATTATTCTGGTCTGCACTTCCTCGGTGGGGATGATAATGCCCGTTTTAAGCGAATAGGCCCCCCAGAAAAAATCCACCGGATAATCGGTCACTAGCACGCTCCGATTTGGACGGTTGCTATCTTGATAAAGGTTATGTATCGCATAACCTTGCACCTCGCTTCCATCAGCCAACTGAATATCAGAATAGATTGCTATAGCAGTGTGGGTATATTCAATCCATTTAGGTAAGTCTTTTTGCGGCCGCCCCACTCGGGACAAAATAAAGGCTCTTGCCCCATTGGCTGCGGCATACTTTTCTACATTTTTAGCGAACTTCATAATCCGATCCGCGGCTATTTTTGGTTCAGTTTGAGCCGGACTACCAGCAAAACTATAACTAGCCAAAAATGTGGTCGCAATTAGCAGAATCAGTACTTTCATCATCTCTCTCCTTTTAATCCAGATTAGTTAGCTTTAGTCGTTTGGCTTGTCAGCTCAATTACCCGATTAGGTGCGGGATCTGCAGTAATAATAAGTTCGGTGATGACCAGTTTTGATGATGGGTATGTATGCTCGTGTTGCAAAGCGCCCCCCACAAATTGGCCGCTGGCGGCGACCGCTTGTCCTGCGATAATAATAGGTACAGCAACCACAGCTGAAGCCACAACAGCAACTGACCCGACCCCATCTGCAACGGCCAATACAGAATGTTTGCTGGCTTGTAGGCTATGCTCTATCGCTTTACCTGCCTGTGCCTGATGTGCAAATACGCTCGAAAGTAGTAAACATAATGGAAAAATTGCTTTCATGGCTTGATCCAATCAATGAAACGATTGACCAAACAATAGGCAGTGGTAGATTAACTGTAAACCTGCATAACCAAAGTACAGTATGAATCGCTCACTTGGTTAGCATAAATATACTATTTAGCCATATTCCCATATATCGCCTTAACCGGAATGGACTCTACTGCTCGTAAAATTAAAATTAGGGATGCTGAAAGTGCGTTGGTCAGTGACAAATAAACTTGCGGCCTCAAATTGTAATATTTCATCCAATTTACCCTCTAAGTTGGCTAACTTGGTTTAGGCGATCTAAATAATTCTTTGCAGGGTTTTAAATGTATACGGGTAGGGATTTCTGTCGTCAGCTTGATGAGAGACGACTTCGAGTTGTTGCCAGTTGCCTGATTGTAAATAGTCAGGGAAGTAGGTATCGCCCTCAGTAGTCAAACCAATTTCGGTCAGATAAAGGCGTTGGCACAATGGTAAAAAGTGTTGATAGAGGGTTCCGCCACCGATGATCATCAATTCTTCTGTTGTACCTGCAACGTCAATCGCATCCTCGCAGCTTAGCACCACGGTAGCGTCTTTTAGACTATAGCTTGGGTCTCGACTAACCACGATATTTAAACGCCCAGGCAGCGCCTTACCAATTGATTCATAGGTTTTACGGCCCATGACTACAGGCTTGCCTAAAGTAATACGTTTGAAATGAGCTAAATCAGCGGGTAAATGCCAAGGCATCTTGTTATCAGCGCCAATAACGCGCTGATTTGCCATTGCGGCAATCATAGATATAAGCATAGAGTCGGTTCTTTTGGCTATAAAAAGGGCCTACCTGTGGGTAAGCCCTAAAAATTAATTACTCGCGAGTATAAATCACTTCAACATCATAATCATCATCGTCGTCGTCCTCATCATCAAGGTCGTCTTCAAAGTCTTCATGACTCGAGTGCTCATCAAGAGATTTACTGTGATATGTGTCCCACTTGAAATCTATCTCTTCCGGAGATTCAGCTAACAGTTCCATATCATTTGGCAGTGTCTCAATAAAGTTCATTACTTCACGACACAATCCATCCGTATTTTTCTTCTGGTATGCTGATATTTGGAAGCTCGGACCATCCCACTCAAGGGCTTCGATAATACTATCGCAGACTTCTTGAGCTTCATCTTCCAACAATAAATCTATCTTGTTGAACACTAACCAGCGTGGTTTAGCGGCAAGTTTTGGACTGTATTTTTCTAACTCTTTGATAATCGCTTTAGCATTTTCGACAGGGTCAGATTGGTCCGCGGGCAACAAATCGATCATGTGGAGTAAAATTCTACAACGCTCCAGATGCTTCAAGAAGCGAATACCTAAACCCGCGCCATCGGCGGCACCCTCAATTAGACCAGGAATATCTGCAATGACGAAACTGCGTTGAGCGTCTTGGCGCACTACCCCTAAATTAGGTACCAAAGTGGTAAAAGGATAATCGGCCACTTTAGGTTTGGCAGAAGAAACCGAGCGAATAAAAGTGGATTTACCTGCATTAGGTAGCCCTAACAGACCAACATCAGCCAACAACATCAATTCTAACGACAACCAACGGATCTCTCCAGGTGTTCCATTTGATTTTTGTCGAGGTGCGCGGTTAGTACTACTTTTAAATCTAGCATTGCCTAGGCCGTGGAAACCACCTTGGGCTACCTTTAAGCGCATACCGTGATGGGTTAAGTCACCTAGTGGCTCACCAGTATCTTTGTCAGTAGCACGGGTTCCGACAGGGACCTTAAGCTCGAGATCTTCTCCAGCACGTCCGGTACAATCACTACCTTGACCATTCTTCCCACGTTCAGCGCGATGAAAGCGCTCAAAGCGATAATCGATAAGCGTATTTAGATTCTCGTCGGCAACTAAATAGACACTGCCGCCATCTCCACCGTCACCTCCATCAGGACCACCACGAGGAACATATTTTTCACGGCGAAAGCCAATTACACCATTACCACCGTCGCCGGCTTCAACGCGTATTTCAGCTTCATCTACAAACTTCATTTCATACCTCTAATAAAGGATTATTAAAAAGGGGTCAGAGTAAATTAAATAATAGTTGCTAAAGACAAGTTACCACACATAACTTAAAATTTTAATTTACTCTGACCCCTCTTGTCCTCAGTTTACTCCGACACAGATTTTTTCTCTAGCAATAAAAAGCCCCGCTAAAGCGGGGCTTTTTTGTAACGCTTGTTAAGCTCGTTCTTATTCAGCAACGATGCTTACAAATTTGCGGTTTTTAGGGCCCTTCACGTCGAATTGCACTTTGCCATCAGACAATGCAAAAAGAGTGTGGTCTTTACCAATACCCATATTGTCTCCAGGGTGAAAACGAGTTCCACGCTGACGAACAATAATATTACCTGCTAATACGGACTCACCACCAAAACGTTTAACACCTAAACGTTTGCTTTCTGAGTCACGACCGTTACGAGTACTACCACCCGCCTTTTTATGTGCCATTAGTTCGTACTCCTATTAAGCGCTAATGCCAGTGATTTTCACTTCTGTGAACCACTGACGATGACCTTGAGTTTTTCGAGAATGCTTACGACGACGAAACTTGACAATTTTAATCTTGTCACCGCGACCATGAGTAACTACTTCAGCAGTTACCTTGCCACCATCAACATAAGGCATACCGATCTTAACATCATCACCATTACTAACCATCAAGACGTTATCGAATTCAACAGCATCACCTGGTGCGACTTCGATTTTTTCAAGACGAACGGTTTGACCTTCGGCCACACGGTGTTGTTTACCACCACTTTGGAAAACCGCGTACATATTTAACTCCGCTCTGCGCCCACGGCGCTACAATTCAAAAACAGGGCGCGAATTGTACGTGAACTGACCTATCCAAGCAACCCCTAAACGCAAATTATTATTGTAAATTCACACTTAAGTACCAATATCGCTATTTTAATCCATGTGTTGATTGGATAGATAGCGTTATTTATGTAGAATTGCGCGCACATACTTACTTCGACACAGAGCCAGTTTCCGAATAATGGACTTAGAACAGATCCGTCGCCTTGCTGACACTGACATGCAAGCAGTTAACGCACTCATTCAAGCACAGGTTAATTCCGATGTTGCTCTGATCAATCAATTGGGTTTTTATATCGTCAACAGTGGCGGTAAACGAATTAGACCCCTGATAACAGTTTTAGCTGCCAGAGCAGTCGGTATTCAATCAGACCAGCATCACACATTAGCGACCATTATTGAGTTTATTCACACTGCAACTTTGCTGCATGATGACGTGGTAGATGAATCCACCATGCGCCGCGGTCGAGAAACAGCGAATGCAGTTTTTGGCAACCAAGCCAGTGTTTTAGTTGGCGATTTTCTCTACACCCGTTCTTTCCAAATGATGGTTGATTTAAAACGCATGCGAGTGATGGAGATTCTTTCTGATGCCACAAATGTGATTGCCGAAGGTGAGGTGTTGCAGTTAATGAATTGCAATGACCCTGACACCAGTGAAGAAAGTTATATGGAGGTAATTTACAGCAAAACTGCACGCTTGTTCGAAGCTGCCACTTTGCTTGCCGCGGTGCTAACCGATCAACCAGCAGAAATTGAATCAGCCATGCAAGACTATGGGCGATATTTGGGTACCGCTTTTCAATTAGTCGACGACATTCTAGACTATGCGGCTGATAGCCAAGAGATGGGCAAAAATGTGGGCGATGACTTGGCCGAAGGTAAGCCTACGTTGCCGTTACTTTACGCAATGTGGAAGGGTTCACAACAGCAGCAAACTTTGATCAAAGATGCCATAGAGCACAATAATGGTATGGAAAATCTAGATCAGATTTTGCAAGCAATGGAAGATACGGGTTCGTTAACCTACACCCGCCAACAAGCTTTAAATGCGGCCGACAAAGCCATAGATGCCCTTAAAATACTACCAGACTCAGATTATAAAGACGCCTTGATCAGTCTTGCACATATTTCAGTTGAGCGAGCAGCTTAATGGTGACTGCAGGGATGCGGCACTATGGTGATGAGGTTAAGCTAAGCGCAGTATTGGCGTAATTTATCCAACATTTCTTTACTCAAGCCTAAATCTAAACTGGAATTATAGGCATCTTTCATACCTGATAAAATAGGTAAGTCAGCAGTGTTTGATTTTTCATTCTCAGTGTACTGTTGCGTTACTTTTTCGGCTGAAAATATTTCTTGATCATTAGCAAACATACTTCATTTCCTCATTATTATCGCTAATGTTATCGACATCTATCTAATAATCTTGAATGTTTTTAGGTTTTCATTGGTGCAATGGGTCCTAGCCGGTTGAGATTCGAACAACTAGCAAGTACAGGTAAAAATGTTCATGTATACCGTGAAATTACTACACAGATTACAACTGACAATGGTTTAAAGATTTAGTGAACAGATATTCATTAACAATGTAAGTGCTATTTTTAAAGGCCTGCAAGCCGAAGTGTAGAATCTGGTCCAATATTTGCATTAGCATTATCAATAATACAAATTCGCAACTAATGCGGATACATTCATTAATGAGGTAAGCCATGAAAAATTATACTAAATCTATTGCTTTTGCTGTCGGTTTGACACTAACTGCCGCCCCTTTTGTTCACGCGGATGTAGTCACGTCAGACTCAATATTGGCCGAGCGTGGTGTTGCTTATAACAAACAGCAAATACTAGCCATGGTGTCTGATACGGAAGTCCAAAACAAGTTGGCTAGCCTAGGTGTTAGTCAAGCAGATGCGATTGCTAGAATCAACAACATGACGCCCGATGAAGTGAATGCTTTGAACCAGCAACTCAATGATGCCCCAGCAGGTGCCGGTCTTATAGGTGTGGTAGTTACTGTGTTGGTAGTGGTGGCGGTATTAGATTTACTAGGTGTTACTGATGCCTACCCGTTTATCCGTCCTGTAGGTGAGTAATTTTCAGTGATGCACATCGTCAGGATGTGCCTGCTAGTCGGTTGCATAGTTTTGATACAAGGTTGTCAAACTATGCAACAGACACAGGCGCTAGTTAATAATCCACCCCAGGATATTGCAGCACAGCATCTAATTACTGACGTTCCCTTTTATCCCCAGCAAGAGTATTACTGTGGCCCGACTGTGCTTGCAGAGGTACTCAATTTTTATCAATTTAACACCCGTCCGGATGATATAGCAGCTCATACTGTCATTCCTAAGCGCCATGGCACCTTGCAACTTGAGATGGTATCAACCGCTAGAAGTTTTGGCGTTGTACCCTACACTCAACGCGGTACATTGGAGCAATTAATACGTTTAGTTGGCGAAAATAAACCGGTTATTGTATTTCAAAATTTAGGGATATCCTGGATACCTGCTTGGCATTATGCGGTTGTCATAGGTTACGATTTAACTCAACACAAATTGATCTTGCATAGCGGTGAAACGGCTAATCTAAAAGTTGGCTTTGAAGTATTTGAACGCACTTGGCAAAGGGGCAACTACTGGTTACTGGCATTGCAACCCCCTACTCAAAGTAGTGAGCAGTTTGATTCTTACCTGTATATCAAAGCCTCTCATGAACTGATAACTATTGGTAAAACCGAGCAAGGCGTTAACGGCCTACAGACCGCCACGTCCCAATGGCCTGATGAGTGGTTAGGATATTTCCTGTTGGGAAACTACTACATGCAAGTTGGCGATGACCCACACAGCCAAAAGATGGCGCTGCAGTGGTTCACTAGAGGGCTTGAAAGCGGTTCTGAGCATGCGGAGTATCTGAATAACTACAGTTATGCATTGGCTAATGCGGGTTGTTTTGAGCAAGCACAGTTAATTTTGCAACGATCTATCAATAAGTGGCCTGAGAATTTAACCCTGCGTAGTTCTGTAGATCAGATAGATAAGCTTCAGGCTCAGGCACCAACAAGTGATGCCATACCAGCCTGTTCATTTTAAAAATTAAGCGCTGATTTAGCTTCTAATTTAAACCCAAATCCCTCGTCATATTTTCGTTACGATCACGATGCACAATGATGTTATCTTCAATGCGTATACCACCAAAGGGTTTAAAGTGATCAACAATATTCCAATTGATGAATTTTGACTCGGGAGTACTCTTTAAATCCCTCAACAGACTATCAATAAAGTACAAACCAGGCTCTATGGTAAACACTTGTCTGGCTTCCACTGTACGCGTGGTGCGAAGGAAGGAATGATCATCCGGTGGTGGATTCGGTGTGCCCCGATCATCTGCAGCATGACCCGCTACATCGTGTACCTGCAGGCCAAGGAAATGGCCAATCCCATGGGGGAAAAAGGTTTTGGTAATACCCATTTCAACACAATCGTTTGCAGACAAATTAACCACTCCAAACTCGTTCAAAAGTCGACCAATGTGAGCGTGCGCCGCCAAATGAATATCAAGATAAGGAACACCAGGTTTAAGCATGTTAATTAGATCTAGGGTGACCTTGTCCATGGCATCAATTAATGCAGCAAACTCATTTTGTTTAGCGCTATACGTACGGGTAATGTCAGACGCGTAACCGTTGCAGGTCGCTCCCGCATCAATAAGGAAAGAGCGGGATTCCGCCGGAGCCTGAGTTTCCGTAATCATATTGTGCAAGATGGCACTGTTTTCATTCAGCGCAACTATGTTGTTATAGGGAACCTGGTTTTCACCTAAGCGGGTAGCTTTTAAATAAGCTAGATTAATATCAAACTCGCTCAACCCTTGCCTAAATGCTTGCTCTGCGGCTTGATGTCCTGCAACAGCTATACTGCTCGATTCGCGCATGCAGCTCAACTCATAGTCAGTTTTATAAGCTCGATGGTAGTGCAGAAAATGCAACACTCGGTCTGGATTGACCAAATCAAAACCTAAGGCGCGGGCTACTTCAAGGTATTCGCCGATATAAGCGTATTTTACTTTGTCGTAGGGTAAATGTTTCTCCACTGCATCAGCCTGAGAAAGTAAAACAATATCAAACTCCTTCGCCCAGTATTCATAGGGCTCTGGCGGTACTTTATGCCAGAAATCCTTAGGTCGATAAAAAATAAGCTTAGGTTTATCAACACCGTTTACCACCAACCAGCAATTCGGATTGTCAATGACCGGAACCCAGGCTTTAAATTGGGGACTCACGTGAAAAGGATAGTGATTGTCATCCAAGAACATGCGTTTGCTTTGACCAGAGTGAATAATTAGACCTTCAATCCCTTCTCTCAATAACGCTTCTTTGGTACGGGTTTGCATTTCTTCAATATGTTGTGGATATAGATTCGGTAAGGTTTGCATAGCACCACTAATTACTAAAACATGAGTATTTATGGGCATTACACTATCATGGAATAAGGGGGTATCGTCAATAGTTACACCGAACTAGCCACTTATTGAACGTCAAGTTTAAGCTGTGATTAACGACCTATTCACCCCGCCCAAGTGCTGCTAATTCCGGGTGGCAGGGGGTTCAATCACCACGCCACCTAACTTCATATTCACTAGGTCTTCAAACAGACCTGTTGACTGGCCTAATTGTTGGGCATAAATTTGGCGATATGCCAGTACTGCTTTGACATAATTGCGAGTTTCTTTGTAGGGAATCGTCTCAATCCAAATGTCGACGGGCATACTTTGCTTCCGAGGCACCCAACTTTGTACTCGTCGCCAACCAGCATTGTAAGACGCTGTCGCTAACACTGGGTTGTCATCCATTTTATCCATGAGGTAACGCAGATACTGAGTGCCATAGCCAGCATTACTGTCAGGATCAAATAACACTTGGTTACTCACTTTTTTCTTGGCCAAATATCGAGCGGTTCCTGGTAACAATTGCATTAAACCTTTAGCACCAGCGCTTGAATTCGCGTCTGACATGAATGAGCTTTCGCGACGAGCAATGGCAAACGCCCATGCCGGGTCAATTTGATTAACTTGAGCATGATTTAACAACTGATCTTTATAGGCCATCGGAAACCGTCGTTTTATATCATCGAGGTATCCGGTGTTTGAAAAACCGGTAATTGCACGATCATGCCACTGCCAACTGTCAGCCAGTACTGCAGATACCAATTCTTGTTGAGGGCTCAGTTGAGATTGTAAGTACCACCACTCTCGACGAGCTTCTGTATAGCGCTGTAGTTGCAAAAATTCATGGGCGCGTTTAGCCGCAGGCATGTTGGCCACTTGAGACAATGTCATGGGATCAAACTCCAACGGTTTGTCTACCATATTAGGAGTAAGTGCTAACTTCCCGCTGGCAAGAAAGCCATAATAGTGACGATTTTTAGCTATCTGCTGATAATGCAAGTTGGCTTTGTTGGATTCATTGATTTGTTCGAACGCCCTCGCCTGCCAGTATTGAAAACTCAGATCTTGGGCTATTTGGCTAGGTAACAAATCAATCACTTCCAACGCATGTTGCCAATTGCCCGACTTAATTACATAGGCCAAATGCCAGCGAAATAACTGTTCTTCTGCGTTTTCATGACTGGCTTTTTCTAACCACTCCGACGCTTTTGGATGTTCATTAATGGTTAATGCAATGGCAAATGTCTCCGCCATTTTCAGTTGACTAGTAGGTTGCACATTGTATTTGGCCAATACTTTCTGCCAACTTTTCAAGGCTAAATCATCATCACGCCAAATCAGGCGCGTTAAACCATATTGCAAAATGGCTAATTCTAATTCTTTATGAGTGCCAGGAAACTTCGATAAACGGCTGACATAACCGGGATTTCGACGCACACTGAGCCATAGATCAGCTAAGTACTGCTTATCTTCACTGAGCAACGTCTTAAGATACGGGATCAAGGTATGATTGCCACCGTCCGCCGCCAAGGCTAATCGCGCTAAGACATGCTTTTCAGTGCGCAAACCGGCTTGAGTCCAAGCTTTGAACACAGGATCACATTCATTAGGTTGAGATTCACCCACCACCCAAAGTTTTTCAGCTTGATTGTAGACGCTCTGGATGTCGTCTTTACGTAGCAATTTAAAAGACAGAAATTGACAAGTCAGCTCTACGTTAGCGGTAGGCTTGAAAAACTGAATAAATCGCTCTGCATCATTATTTTTTGCTAATTGCTCTAGCCAAGTGCGCCTTAGCGGCCAATCTAG
Above is a window of Aliiglaciecola sp. LCG003 DNA encoding:
- the rpmA gene encoding 50S ribosomal protein L27 — encoded protein: MAHKKAGGSTRNGRDSESKRLGVKRFGGESVLAGNIIVRQRGTRFHPGDNMGIGKDHTLFALSDGKVQFDVKGPKNRKFVSIVAE
- the rplU gene encoding 50S ribosomal protein L21; this translates as MYAVFQSGGKQHRVAEGQTVRLEKIEVAPGDAVEFDNVLMVSNGDDVKIGMPYVDGGKVTAEVVTHGRGDKIKIVKFRRRKHSRKTQGHRQWFTEVKITGISA
- the ispB gene encoding octaprenyl diphosphate synthase, translating into MDLEQIRRLADTDMQAVNALIQAQVNSDVALINQLGFYIVNSGGKRIRPLITVLAARAVGIQSDQHHTLATIIEFIHTATLLHDDVVDESTMRRGRETANAVFGNQASVLVGDFLYTRSFQMMVDLKRMRVMEILSDATNVIAEGEVLQLMNCNDPDTSEESYMEVIYSKTARLFEAATLLAAVLTDQPAEIESAMQDYGRYLGTAFQLVDDILDYAADSQEMGKNVGDDLAEGKPTLPLLYAMWKGSQQQQTLIKDAIEHNNGMENLDQILQAMEDTGSLTYTRQQALNAADKAIDALKILPDSDYKDALISLAHISVERAA
- a CDS encoding PA2779 family protein, yielding MKNYTKSIAFAVGLTLTAAPFVHADVVTSDSILAERGVAYNKQQILAMVSDTEVQNKLASLGVSQADAIARINNMTPDEVNALNQQLNDAPAGAGLIGVVVTVLVVVAVLDLLGVTDAYPFIRPVGE
- a CDS encoding PA2778 family cysteine peptidase, whose protein sequence is MQQTQALVNNPPQDIAAQHLITDVPFYPQQEYYCGPTVLAEVLNFYQFNTRPDDIAAHTVIPKRHGTLQLEMVSTARSFGVVPYTQRGTLEQLIRLVGENKPVIVFQNLGISWIPAWHYAVVIGYDLTQHKLILHSGETANLKVGFEVFERTWQRGNYWLLALQPPTQSSEQFDSYLYIKASHELITIGKTEQGVNGLQTATSQWPDEWLGYFLLGNYYMQVGDDPHSQKMALQWFTRGLESGSEHAEYLNNYSYALANAGCFEQAQLILQRSINKWPENLTLRSSVDQIDKLQAQAPTSDAIPACSF
- the pepQ gene encoding Xaa-Pro dipeptidase — protein: MQTLPNLYPQHIEEMQTRTKEALLREGIEGLIIHSGQSKRMFLDDNHYPFHVSPQFKAWVPVIDNPNCWLVVNGVDKPKLIFYRPKDFWHKVPPEPYEYWAKEFDIVLLSQADAVEKHLPYDKVKYAYIGEYLEVARALGFDLVNPDRVLHFLHYHRAYKTDYELSCMRESSSIAVAGHQAAEQAFRQGLSEFDINLAYLKATRLGENQVPYNNIVALNENSAILHNMITETQAPAESRSFLIDAGATCNGYASDITRTYSAKQNEFAALIDAMDKVTLDLINMLKPGVPYLDIHLAAHAHIGRLLNEFGVVNLSANDCVEMGITKTFFPHGIGHFLGLQVHDVAGHAADDRGTPNPPPDDHSFLRTTRTVEARQVFTIEPGLYFIDSLLRDLKSTPESKFINWNIVDHFKPFGGIRIEDNIIVHRDRNENMTRDLGLN